The DNA region ATCACTAACCGTGCTTAGTAGTGGCAATCCTGTCATTTAGTAGAAATGACTAAAAACCGCCCTTGAGTTTGGACAGCTCTGGCGGTTTTAGTCTCCCCGTAATGGGAACCTAGCTGTTGTAGAGCCGTTTCGATGTTAGTCGCATCGAAACGGTCTTTTTTATAGTATGATTCTCTAACTTTATTATACCCGATAATCTCTTACTGAAACCAGCCTAAATACTTGCTATCGGCTCTGAGGAGTAAATCTATAATTTATTCTTTTTAACATAAAGTGTTTAAAAAAGTGTACAATTTTTTAATCTGTAAATTAAGAACAGACACATTGGAAATCGATAATGTAGTGGAATCAAGGGTTTAATATCGGAATAATTCTTGCATCTATAAAATATGTTGAGATATACACATTATAAGAAAAGAAATCATTCGTTCAGTAGGAAAATTGGTTATTGATGTAGAAGTATTTTTAAGTTCTGATCTTTTAGAAAAGGGAGGATAAACGAAATGGATTTTTCATTTACAGCTGAAGAAGAAAAGTTTCGTGATGAATTACGTACATGGCTGGAAGAAAATTTGCCCGCTGGCTGGCTTGAAGGAAAAAGAATGATTCCTGAAGATGATAACGAAAAAGCCCAATTTTTAAGAGAGTGGCAGCGTAAATTATCAGAAGGTGGATGGGCTGGGTTGTCTTGGCCGAAAGAGTACGGAGGAAGAGGCGCTTCTTTAATTGAAGAAGTGATTTACGAGCAAGAAATGGCTAGGGTGAATGCTCCTCCTGTGTTAAATATTATTGGCCTTGCCATGGTTGGACCAACGCTTCTGCAAATTGGAACAGATGAACAAAAAAATAAATACATAAATAAAATTTTAAACGGCGAAGAAATATGGTGCCAAGGATATTCTGAACCGAATTCAGGCTCTGACTTGGCGGCCCTTCAGACAAGAGCTGTCAAACAAGGGGACAAATGGATTATTAATGGTCAAAAAATTTGGACAAGTTACGCACATCTCGCCGATCGATGCTTTTTGCTTGCGCGTACAGAAAACACAGGCAAAAAACACGAAGGAATTACTGCCTTTCTCGTGGATATGCATCAAGAGGGCGTTGAAACGAGAACAATTCGCTCGATCAATGACAAACGTGATTTTAATGAAATGTTTTTCAATGACGCCATTGCATATGATGCAGATATTGTAGGCGAGGTAAATGATGGGTGGCGAGTATCACTCACTTTACTTAGCCATGAAAGGGTCGGCATCGCGAGACAAACGTTTCGTTTACAAAAATTATTTAGTGAACTAGTTGACTTGGCAAAAACAATGAAAAAGAACGGGATTCCTTTCATTAAAGATCCGATTGTACGACAAAAGCTAGCAAGTTTTCGCGCAAGGACAAGAGCTTCGCTTCTAAACTATTACCGTCATTTGACAGACACGATTCAAAATGGGAAACCAGGGCCTGAAGGCTCGATGGATAAGCTTGGCTCAGGTGAATTGGGACAAGAAATGCTCGCTTATGCCGTTTCTTTGCAAGGAGCTTATGGTCTGCTTTGGAAAGAAGATGCTCTGATCGATGCAAGCTGGCAGCATGATTATTTGCGCTCCTATGCGTACACGATCGAAGGCGGTACCTCTGAAATTCAGCGAAACATCGTTGGCGAACGCATCCTTGGATTGCCAAAGGATATTAAATATTAACAAAGGGAGGCATTGAGATGGACTTTTCATTAAATGAAGAACAAAAATCGTTCCAAGCATCCGCTCGTCAATTTATTGACTCAAAGGGCGGTTTAAGTCTTGCCAGACGTTATACAGAAGGTGAAGAGCAAGTATTAGATGAATTATGGGCAGGGTTAGGAAATCTCGGCTACATGGGGATTACGGTATCAGAAAACTACGGTGGATTGGGAATGGGGCCACTTACGCTTGTCCCTATTTTAGAAGAAATGGGACGCGCCCTTATTCCGGGTCCTTATGCGGAAACGGTTGCTTTTGCCGTCCCTTTATTAGAAGCCTATGGAACAGAAGAACAAAAGCAAACATATTTATCCGAGATAGCGGAAGGGAAGAGGAAAATCACCCTCGCCTTATTAGAGGACAGCGCAGAACTCGTGCCTTCTGCCATTCAATTGCAAGCAAGAAAAGATGGAGAAGATTATGTGTTAAAGGGAAAGAAAACCCTAGTCCCTTATGCTGAGAATGCAGACACTTTCATCGTACCTGTAAGAACGGGGGGCAATCAGGGCGAGTATGGGATTTCACTGTTTCTTGTCGATCGTGAAAATACAAACTTAACGTTCAATTCTTTGCTAAATATGGATGAAACGAGAAAACTATCAAATGCCTCCTTTGAGGGAGTTCGTATTTCTAAAAAACAATTAATAGGATCTGAAAATATTGGCTGGGGAATCTTGCAGGAAGGCCTTGTTCATTTGAATGCAGCGTTATGTTCAACAATGGTCGGCGGAATGGAAAAAGTGGTAGAAATGTCAACGGAATACGGAAAAACGCGTATACAGTTTGGGCAACCGATCGGAAGATTCCAAGCGGTTAAACATCGCATCGTGAATATGAAAATGGATCAAGAAAGTTCCCGCTCATTAACCTATTACGCGGCTTGGGCAGTCGAGAATCAATCGGAAGATATGATAGAGGCTGTTTCGCTCGCGAAATCATTTGCCTCAGAAGCTTATATTCGAATGGCGAGCGATAACATCCAAAATCACGGAGGCATGGGATTTACATGGGAATTTGATTGCCATCTCTTCCTTAAGCGTGCAAGAGCATTAGAGAATCATCTCGGTTCACCTGAATATCATCGTGAATTAGCGGCAGTAGAATTAGGTTGGTAATGAACAGAGGCCAGAAGCCAGATTGTATAAATTTGCGAAAGAGTAAATTTATCCTTTTTCAAAAAAGGAGGCACAAAAATCTTGTATGAAACACTGAAAGTTGACGTATCTGAACGGATCATGACTGTTACCTTGAATCGCCCTGAACGGTTAAATGCCTTTAATTCTCAAATGATGAATGAACTCATTAGTGTTTTTGATCGTGCAGATGCGGATGATGGCGTTCGGGCAATCATTATGACAGGAGAAGGGCGTGGATTTTGTGCAGGCGCGGATTTAGAAAAAGGGGGAGAAGCGTTCGCAAGGGATACATCGATAGACGAGCACCGTGATGGAGGCGGGATGGTGTCTCTCCGAATTTACGAACTCAAAAAGCCAATCATTGCTGCAATTAACGGCCCAGCTGTTGGTGTAGGGATTACAATGACTTTACCAATGGATATTCGCATCGCAGCGAACAATGCGAAAATAGGTTTTGTTTTTGCGCGTCGTGGGATCGTCCCTGAAGCATGCAGTGGATGGTTTTTACCTCGAATTGTTGGCATTAGCCAAGCATTGAAGTGGGTTTACTCCGGCAAAGTGTTCTCAGCGGAAGAAGCGTTACATGGCGGCCTTA from Pueribacillus theae includes:
- a CDS encoding acyl-CoA dehydrogenase family protein, with amino-acid sequence MDFSFTAEEEKFRDELRTWLEENLPAGWLEGKRMIPEDDNEKAQFLREWQRKLSEGGWAGLSWPKEYGGRGASLIEEVIYEQEMARVNAPPVLNIIGLAMVGPTLLQIGTDEQKNKYINKILNGEEIWCQGYSEPNSGSDLAALQTRAVKQGDKWIINGQKIWTSYAHLADRCFLLARTENTGKKHEGITAFLVDMHQEGVETRTIRSINDKRDFNEMFFNDAIAYDADIVGEVNDGWRVSLTLLSHERVGIARQTFRLQKLFSELVDLAKTMKKNGIPFIKDPIVRQKLASFRARTRASLLNYYRHLTDTIQNGKPGPEGSMDKLGSGELGQEMLAYAVSLQGAYGLLWKEDALIDASWQHDYLRSYAYTIEGGTSEIQRNIVGERILGLPKDIKY
- a CDS encoding acyl-CoA dehydrogenase family protein — its product is MDFSLNEEQKSFQASARQFIDSKGGLSLARRYTEGEEQVLDELWAGLGNLGYMGITVSENYGGLGMGPLTLVPILEEMGRALIPGPYAETVAFAVPLLEAYGTEEQKQTYLSEIAEGKRKITLALLEDSAELVPSAIQLQARKDGEDYVLKGKKTLVPYAENADTFIVPVRTGGNQGEYGISLFLVDRENTNLTFNSLLNMDETRKLSNASFEGVRISKKQLIGSENIGWGILQEGLVHLNAALCSTMVGGMEKVVEMSTEYGKTRIQFGQPIGRFQAVKHRIVNMKMDQESSRSLTYYAAWAVENQSEDMIEAVSLAKSFASEAYIRMASDNIQNHGGMGFTWEFDCHLFLKRARALENHLGSPEYHRELAAVELGW
- a CDS encoding crotonase/enoyl-CoA hydratase family protein, producing the protein MYETLKVDVSERIMTVTLNRPERLNAFNSQMMNELISVFDRADADDGVRAIIMTGEGRGFCAGADLEKGGEAFARDTSIDEHRDGGGMVSLRIYELKKPIIAAINGPAVGVGITMTLPMDIRIAANNAKIGFVFARRGIVPEACSGWFLPRIVGISQALKWVYSGKVFSAEEALHGGLISEVVAPEDLMKTARATAIEIAENTSATSVALSRQLMWTMLGADHPMESHKIESKLIRWAGRMPDSKEGVESFLEKRRPDFKMRVSKDLPEFFPWGEERKFHE